cttctgaccttgtgatctgctcacctcagcctccccaagtgctgggattacaggtgtgagtcactgcacccagccgaagaGATGTCTTTCTAATTCACTGACAGATGCTATATAGGCTAGCTGGGGCTCTGCTCATGACCTCCAGTAGTGGACAGTCCGGAAGAGGAAATGCACAGTGAGCAGGGAAATGTGTAAATgtctaatataatttttttcctttcttttcttttttttttttgacagagtcttgctgtgttgcccaggctgaagtgcagtggtgcaatcagagctcactgcacccttgccctcctgggctcaagtgatcctcccgcctcagcctcctgagtagctgggaccacaggtgcttgcctccatgccctgctaatttttttatttttattttttagagacagggtcttgctatgttgtcccggttggtctcaaactcctgggctcaagtaatcctcctgccatggcctcctaaagagctgggattataggcatgaaccactgtgcccagcctcatataatttttaatagtgaTATGGAGACAAAGCAAGACAAGTTCTATAGACAAGATCAGTGAGGGTGTCTCTGAGCACGTGAAACTGAACTTGAGACCTGAACCACAGGAGGAAGCATTATGCAACGATTTGGAGCAAGAACGTTCCAAGTAGAGAGAACAGCCAGTAGAAAGGCCCtgagctggggctgggcatggtggctcaagcctgtaatcccagcactttgggaggctgaggttgatggatcacatgaggtcagcagttcgagaccagcctggcctacatggcaaaaccctgtctctactaaaaatacaatacacaGGTGggcgtggtgcacacctgtgatcccagctactcgggaagctgaggcgggagaatcacttgaatgcagggggcggaggttgcagtgagccgagatcacaccactgcactccagcctgggtgacaaaccgagactccgtctcaaaaaaaaaacaaagaaaagccctggccgggcgcggtggctcatgcctgtaataccagcactttgggaggccaaggcaggcggatcatgaggtcgagtttgaggccagcctgaccaacatggtgaaaccccgtctctactaaaaagacaaaaattagccaggtatggtggtgcatgcaaaccccatctctactaaaaatacaaaaattagctgggcatggtggtgcatgcctgtaaccccacctactcagggggctgaggttgcagtgaggtgagatcacgccattgcactccagtctgggcgacagagtaagactccatctaaacaaaaaaaaaaaaagaaagaggccgggtgcggtggctcacggctgtaatcccagcactttgagaggccgaggcgggtggatcatgaggtcaggagatcgagaccatcctggctaacacagtgaaaccccatctctaccaaaaatacaaaaattagccgggcgtggtggtgggcgcctgtagtcccagctactcgggaggctgaggcaggagaatggcgtgaacctgggaggcggagcttgcagtgagccgagatcgcaccactgcactccagcctggtcgacagagcgagaactccgtctcaaagaaaaaaaaaaaaagaaagaaagaaaagccaagcCCTGAACTGGGCAAGCAATTGTGCAATTGGCATGTTTGAGGAACAGTGAGGCGGCCTGTGGGGTTGGAACAGTGAGTGAAAGGGGGATAGTGAGAATGTGAGGGCAGGGAGGTAACAGGTTGctatgttttcttgattttttttttttaatggggtctcactctgtcatccaggctgcagtggagtgatgtgatcacagctcactacagcctcaaattcctgggctcaagcaatcctcctatctcaaccttccgaatagctgagactacaggtgttcaccgccatgcccagctaatttttactttttgtagagacgggtctcactatgttgcccaggttggtcctgaactcctgggctcaagcaatcctccagccttggccttccaaagtgctgggattataggcatgagctaccacacccagtctgctatggtttggataagGTTTGCCCCATTGAAACTCATGCTAGAACAATCGATTGGCTAACGAGGTCGATGACACCAGACGCAAGACGCTGGGCCTACCGCGGTAGCGTGACGGAAGCCATGCGTTCTTTTCCAAGGCATCTGTGAGCCCGTGGAGTATACACCATGAGCAAAGCTCACCCTCTTGAGTTGAAAAATTTTATGGACAAGAAGTTATCACTGAAATTAAATGGTGGTAGACATGTCCAAGGAATATTGCGGGGATTTGATCCCTTTATGAACCTTGTGATAGATGAATGTGTGGAGATGGCGACTAGTGGACAACAGAACAATATTGGAATGGTGGAAATACGAGGAAATAGTATCATCATGTCAGAAGCCTTGGAATGAGTATAAATAATGGCTGTTCAGCAGAGAAACCCATGTCCTCTCTCCATAGGGCCTGTTTTACTATGATGTAAAAATTAGGTCATGTACATTTTCATATTAGACTTTTTGTTAAATAAACTTTTGTAATATCAAAAATGCTTTCTCAGATGTTCTGAATATACAATATTAGCTCTCATTCCAATTTTTTCTAACATGAATTTTCCTGGTTGACATTGATTTCAAAGGGTTTTATGTATTAAAAGTGAAAGAATCTTATTAAATGTGAAACATggcaaggagagaaaaaaaaaaaaaagaaactcatgcTAAAATTTGATCCCCAAAGTGGTGGTgtggttgggaggtggggcctactgggaggtgtctgtGTTATGGGGCTAGATCTCTCCTGAATGGCTTGAAGTAGCTCTGGAAGCAATGAGTGCTTGCTCTCAACAGCCTGGATTAGTTCTCCAGAATATACAgtagttggccaggtgcagtggctcatacctgtaatccctgcactttgggaggccgaggcaggcggatcacgaggtcaggagttcgagaccagcctggccaacatggtgaaaccccgtctctactaaaaatacaaaaaattaggccaggcactgtggtgggtgcctgtaatcccagctactgcggaggctcaggcaggagaatggcttgaacccgggaggtggaggttgcggtgagccaagactgtgccattgcactccagcctgggcaacagagagagactcagtttcaaaaaagaaaaaaaagaaaatacattagttaggccaggcacggtggttcacgcctgtaatcccagcactttgagaggcagaggcaggcggatcacctgaggtagagagttcgagaccagcttgaccaacatggagaaaccccatctctactaaaaatacaaaattagccgggtgtagtggcacatgcctgtaatcccagctactagggaggctgaggcaggagaatcgcttgaacctgggaggcagaggttgaggtgagctgagaccgtgacattgcactccagcctgggcaacaagagcaaaatcccatctcaaaaagaaaaaaaaggccaggcacagtggctcacgcctgtaatcccagcactttgggaggacaaggcgggtggatcacgaggtcaggagatcgagaccatcctggctaacacagtgaaaccccatctctactaaaaatacaaaaaaaattagccgggtgtggtggcacacacctgtagtcccagctactcgggaggctgaggcaggagaatggtgtgaacccgggaagcggagcttgtagtgagctgagatagtgccactgcactctagcctgggtgacagagtgagactccatctcaaaaaaagaaaaaaaagaaagaaagaaaatacattagttaggccaggcacaggggcggtggctcccgcctgtaatcccaacactttgagaggctgaagcgggtggatcacctgaggtcaggagttcgagaccagcctggccaacatggcgtgAGCCAAAGGATGCTGGCGTGAGCTACAGCGCTCAGCCtatattttcttatgtaaaaGGGACTTCCTAGTGCCTCCTATCCAATGGTCTCTTCCAGGGGGCCATGCTGGATTCAGCTTGGCCgcatccaatctttttttttcttttttttttttgaggtgaatcttcattctgtcacccaggctggagtgcagtggcgcgatctcggctcactgcaacctccaactcccaggttcaagcgattctcctgcctcagcctcctgagtagctgggattacaggtgcacgccaccacacctggctaatttttgtatttttagtagagatgggtttctccatgttgaccaggctggtctggaactcctgacctcaggtgatttacccaccttggcctcccagagtgctgggattacaggtgtgagccactgcgcccagcctgcaccCAGTCTCATGTATCCATTTGTTCATGCATCCATTCGTTCGTCTGTCCCCTAACACACCCTCTCATCTCACCTGGTCCATCTCCATGATCACTCACCTAAACTAGTGTGGTTGCCTCCTGTGGGTTTCCCAGCTTCCACCCTCACCCCCCACGACTTCTTGTCCAGACAGCAGCCAGAATGGTCCTGTAAAACATAAGTCATGTCACATTTGTCTCTGCTCTGACCCCTCCCCGGGCTCTGACCTCGCTGGAAAGAAAAATCAGcgtcggctgggcgtggtggctcatgcctgtaatcctaacactctgggaggccgaggtgggcatgagccaccacgcccagccgtatattttcaaaattagccaggcgtggtggcgggcgcctgtagtcccagctactcggaaggctgaggcaggagaatggcatgaacccaggaggcggagtttgcagtgagccaagatcgcgccactgcactccagcctgggtgacagagcgagactccatctcaaaaaaaaaaaaaagaaaagaaaaaagaaaagaccccTCATCATCCCTCCAATTCCACCAGCTCTACGCACTGGAAGGGAGGAAACTAAAAACATGAATCTGGAACCTGGCTTCATCtcttaatagctgtgtgactttgggcaagggtcttaacctctctgagctccaaGGAAATCATGCATGTGCTTGGAACAGTCCTGGCACACAATAAGGGTTGCATAAATATTGGTGACAATTACTGCTACTGccatcttttgttctttttttgagacggagtctcgctctgttgcccaggctggagtgcagtggtgcgatctcagctcactgcaagctctgcctcccgggtttatgccattctcctgcctcagactcccgagtagctgggactacaggtgcccgccaccatgcccggctaattgtttgtatttttagtagagacgctgtttcatcctgttagccaggatggtctcgattccctgacctcgtgatccacccgcctcggcctcccaaagtgctgggattacaggcatgagccagtgcgccaGGCCTTGCTACTGCCATCTGTACCAAGATTCAAGCTTCCTCCTTTTCCCAAGATTCCTACATCCTGACCACCAATTCCCAGCCtccttactctctctctctgcccacaTCCACTGCCCTGGTTCATGCCAGCTTCCGTGTCCCCACCCGTGAGGACGGATTAACAGCAGTGAGGAAAGTGGGTGAGTAATGAATCTGCCTGCCACGGCCATAAGAGGCTTcgtggcctgggttcaaatcccacccctgccacttaccagctgcgTGGCTGGGGGGCAAGTCACTTCACGTcacagggcctcagtttcttcatctgaaaaatgggtgGAATTCCTGTCACTCTCAAGGTGGTTGTAGAAATGCAAAGAGATTACCCAAGTGTCCCATCTACACTCTGCCTCAGACTCCATTTAAGGACGCTGTTTTCATTATTATGGGTGTCTCCtcctctgccctgccctgcccaggaaTATCCCAGCCCTCTCTGCCTGCCAATACCTACTCCAGGCCCACTCCTCCAGGGAGCCTCCCAGGCTTGCCCCAGCATGCCGGAACCGCCCCTGTGGTACAGATGGCTCAGGCCCATGAATTTAATTGCATGCTGCTCTGGCAGAACTCTTGTCTTCCAGCCTCAGGCTGTCATTTAACTtcatgtctctattttaaaacGTAAACCAGATGGCATCACTGCCCTGCCTGAAACTTTACAACGGTTTCCCACCTTCTGGAAGAAAAACTGCAAACTCCTTACTGTGACCCACAAACGCCTTCAGAATCGCTGCTCTGGGTTCATCTTCTGCTCCAACCACATGATTCCAAGCTTGGTCCAGCCTAAAGACCTTGGCCTtgcccatctcttttttttttttttgagatggagtcttgctctgtcgcccaggttggagtgcagtggcaccatctcagctcactgcaacctccacctcctgggttcaaacaattcttctgccctagcctcctgagtagctgggattacaggcacgcaccaccacatccggctaatttttgtatttttatttttattttgtatttatttatttttatttatttatttatttttgagacggagtttcattcttgttgcccaggctggagtgcaatggtgcgatcttggctcaccgcaacctccgcctactgggttcaagcgattctcctgcctcagcctcccatgtagctgtgattacaggcatgtgccaccacgcccagcttattttatatttttagtagagacagagtttctccatgttggtcaggctggtcttgaactcctgacctcaggtgatctgcctgccttggcctcccaaagtgctgggattacaggcataagccaccacgcccggcctatttttatttttatttttgagatggagtctcgctctgtagcccaggctggagtgcagtggcgcgatctcagctcactgcaacctccgcctcccgggttcaagcgattctcctgcctcagtctcctgagtagctgggcttacaagtgtgtgccaccacacccagctaattttcatatttttagtagacagggggtttcaccatgttgatcaggctggtctcgaactcctgacctcttgacccacctgtctcagcctcccaaagtgctgggattacaggggtgagccaccgcgcccggccagtttttgtatttttagtagagacagggtttccccatgttggtcaggctggtctcaaactcctgacctcaagcaacccacccgcctcggcctcccaaagtgctgggattacaggcctaagccaccgcacccggcccccttGTCTTATCTTTGCAGGGCTGGCACCCCTTGCCCACACTACTCTCTACAGTACCACCCGCTCATACTTTATTCATAGCACTTAGTGCCATCTGAAATTATCTTCTTTATTTACTTGCTAActtgtttgttggctgcttccTTTCAGAGTGCCAACTCCTCAAAAgcaggaattttgttttgttcactattGTATTTTCTGTGccaagaacagtgcctagcacatgcacatagtaggtgctcactaaatatttgtagactgagtgaatgaatgtctCAGGTCCTCATTCTGATTGCTCTCTGTGCTCCTCCATCCTCGAAACAGCCCCCCAAACATGCCTGCTGTGGGGTTGCTAACTGTCCTAGCCTCCCCACTTTCCCTGGTTCCCCTCACACCT
This portion of the Pongo abelii isolate AG06213 chromosome 20, NHGRI_mPonAbe1-v2.0_pri, whole genome shotgun sequence genome encodes:
- the LOC112130155 gene encoding small nuclear ribonucleoprotein G-like gives rise to the protein MSKAHPLELKNFMDKKLSLKLNGGRHVQGILRGFDPFMNLVIDECVEMATSGQQNNIGMVEIRGNSIIMSEALE